The following proteins are encoded in a genomic region of Arachis ipaensis cultivar K30076 chromosome B02, Araip1.1, whole genome shotgun sequence:
- the LOC107627852 gene encoding uncharacterized protein LOC107627852, translated as MRIWSIYSMYRYLTQSGASVVLFLFACIAPAAILFLILQKPWKGMPLSNTQVVPSIINGAITALYFVLWGKGLRSYGPVRAILSEYSGAVLGVLSALLYGRRSNLYKKVKLSDCNIHRYIIQMCPHDASK; from the exons ATGAGGATATGGTCGATATACTCCATGTATCGCTACTTAACCCAAAGTGGAGCTTCGgttgttcttttcttgtttgCCTGCATAGCTCCTGCAGCAATCCTCTTTTTGATTTTGCAAAAGCCTTGGAAGGGCATGCCACTTTCTAATACACAG GTTGTGCCATCCATAATAAATGGTGCTATAACAGCACTGTATTTTGTCTTGTGGGGAAAGGGACTGAGATCATATGGACCAGTTAG AGCAATACTGTCTGAGTATTCTGGTGCTGTCCTTGGGGTACTATCTGCACTGTTATATGGGAGGAGAAGCAATTTGTATAAAAAGGTGAAACTTTCAGATTGTAACATTCATAGATATATCATACAAATGTGTCCTCATGATGCTTCCAAATGA
- the LOC107627851 gene encoding uncharacterized protein LOC107627851, protein MRSGKKVETEAITQEEHNKEGLKEEVKEQKQEQETSTQSDKSTKKEAVRFMKESLTKKRSLKEGQMVVMTTECSAIIQKGLPRKRKDPGSFHIPCTIGNMTIEKAFCDLGASINLMPLFLMKKLHIHELRPTKISLQMADKSIQQALGVVENVLVKVDKFFLPADFVILDIEEDDNTPIILGRPFLATARTLIDVEKGELMLRVHEEHIVFHVFKNL, encoded by the exons ATGAGAAGTGGTAAGAAGGTGGAGACAGAAGCCATCACTCAGGAAGAGCACAACAAAGAAGGCTTAAAAGAAGAGGTGAAGGAGCAAAAGCAGGAGCAAGAAACCTCTACACAAAGTGATAAGTCAACTAAGAAAGAGGCGGTGAGA ttcatgaaggaatCGTTAACAAAGAAAAGATCTTTGAAGGAGGGACAAATGGTTGTAATGACCACGGAGTGTAGTGCCATCATCCAGAAAGGATTACCAAGGAAGAGgaaagacccagggagctttcatatcccctgcaccataggcaacatgacaaTCGAGAAAGCATTTTGTGATCTTGgtgcaagcatcaacttaatgcctctatTCCTGATGAAGAAGCTTCATATTCATGAATTGAGACCCACAAAAATATCCCTTCAAATGGCGGACAAatccattcagcaagcacttggTGTTGTGGAGAATGTATTGGTAAAGGTGGACAAATTTTTTCTCCCAGCTGACTTCGTCATCCTAGACATAGAGGAAGATGACAACACTCCCATTATCCTAGGGAGACCTTTCTTAGCTACTGCCAGgacattgatagatgttgaaaaaggagaattgatGCTAAGGGTGCATGAAGAGCATATAGTGTTCCATGTCTTCAAGAATTTGTAA